The following coding sequences lie in one Rutidosis leptorrhynchoides isolate AG116_Rl617_1_P2 chromosome 6, CSIRO_AGI_Rlap_v1, whole genome shotgun sequence genomic window:
- the LOC139853514 gene encoding uncharacterized mitochondrial protein AtMg00810-like has product MHQPIGFKDHSRPNHVCLLKRSLYGLKQAPRAWYQRFADFVHTIGFIQSKCDHSLFVYHHVTNIAYLLLYVDDIILATSSNQLRDSLMCKLAKEFAMKDLGPLSSFLGISVTGSTNGLFLKQSAYARDIISRAGMTSCNPVATPVDTHGKQSASLSTPYHDSSYFRSLAGALQYLTFTRPDISYAVQQICLHMHAPHEAHMLALKRIIRYIQGTISHGMVISKSTYSSLVCYTNADWAGCPDTRRSTSGYCVYLGDNLLSWSSKRQPTVSRSSAEAEYRGVANVVAESCWLRNLLLELCCPISKATLVFCDNVSAIYLSGNPVQHQRTKHIELDIHFVREKVSRGQVRILHVPTRFQIADIFTKGLPRLLFEEFRSSLRILEPIASTAGE; this is encoded by the coding sequence ATGCATCAACCCATTGGTTTTAAAGATCACTCACGGCCTAATCATGTATGTTTGCTTAAGAGATCTCTTTACGGCTTGAAGCAAGCACCACGTGCATGGTACCAACGCTTTGCCGATTTTGTGCATACTATTGGATTCATTCAAAGCAAATGTGACCACAGTCTATTTGTGTATCACCATGTTACGAACATTGCTTACCTGCTATTATATGTAGACGACATAATTCTTGCTACTTCTTCTAATCAGTTGCGTGATAGTCTAATGTGCAAGCTTGCGAAGGAATTTGCTATGAAAGATTTGGGCCCCTTAAGTTCGTTTCTAGGTATTTCTGTTACTGGGTCTACTAACGGGTTATTTTTAAAACAGAGTGCATATGCTCGTGATATTATTAGTCGTGCAGGTATGACTTCATGCAATCCAGTCGCTACACCCGTAGACACACATGGTAAACAAAGTGCATCTTTGAGCACTCCATATCACGATTCCTCATATTTTCGCAGTTTAGCTGGGGCATTACAATACCTTACGTTTACCAGGCCCGATATATCATATGCAGTCCAGCAAATCTGCCTTCACATGCATGCTCCACATGAGGCACATATGCTTGCACTCAAGAGGATAATTCGTTACATACAGGGGACTATTTCTCACGGTATGGTTATCTCCAAGTCTACATACAGCTCGCTTGTATGTTATACAAATGCTGATTGGGCCGGGTGTCCCGACACTCGTCGTTCCACTTCGGGGTATTGTGTATATTTAGGTGACAATCTTCTATCATGGTCCTCAAAACGCCAACCTACTGTTTCTCGTTCAAGTGCCGAAGCCGAATACCGAGGTgttgcaaatgtagtagccgaatcATGCTGGTTACGTAACCTGTTACTAGAGCTATGTTGTCCAATATCGAAGGCGACTCTTGTATTTTGTGATAATGTTAGTGCAATTTATTTGTCGGGTAATCCAGTTCAGCATCAAAGGACAAAACACATCGAACTTGATATTCATTTTGTCCGAGAAAAGGTTTCACGAGGTCAGGTTCGAATTCTACATGTTCCTACTAGATTCCAAATTGCCGACATCTTCACTAAAGGATTGCCTAGACTTCTCTTTGAAGAGTTTCGTTCCAGTCTTCGCATTCTTGAACCGATAGCTTCGACTGCGGGGGAGTAA
- the LOC139852383 gene encoding protein PAT1 homolog, with the protein MERFAGGRGDLNPQLASNSSDALFDASQYAFFGNEVLEEVELGGLDDEEDDIPVAKFEEEEFQLEPEEGAYPGIDDLSTTFSKLHKDVRGPIVGVFSDRGSRENSSSAELAQGGEHTNWLDQDIFDAENGQQSNRWSNSAFPLQDPSILLHRTSSYPDHQQNINRIPPYPEHYQQPNLNQHLIDDSNNLLRTSSYPEQQQQQQQEEFSMHMHFSSEPVPVPKSTFISYTPPGSGSPQASPNQHLRYLDFPYGHQMQPPFSNISPQVQMGGMPHGSHVCGNSSQFRPLAPNRLQNQFGGNLPDLSDGILQQQFAQKNGLMQHRLHNQFQPSFGLLSGLQLPQHLMNNFEPLGSGSRDLRPKSVPKVRPGLRYGFDTTGWPKFKSKYMSPDEIENIIRMQLAATHSNDPYVDDYYHQACLANKSSGAKLRHHFCPTQLRDCPSKARAANEPHAFLQVDALGRVSFSSIRRPRPLLEVDPPKPAGGGNHDPKSLDKPLEQEPMLAARVIIEDGICLLLDVDDIDRFLQFNQLHDNGTQLRQRRRVLLEGLATSLHLVDPLGKDGQPVELSPKDDLVFLRIVSLPKGRKLLSLYLQHVPPGSERNRIVCMSIFRHLRFLFGVLPVDSGATETINDLVKTVTLSVKSMELRTLGCCLASVVCSSEHPPLRPVGSAAGDGASLLLKAVLERGTEILTDPLSNCSMPNRQFWQACFDSFFGLLTKYCFSKYDSARAVSQEMPVELLRASLPHINENQKKMLLEFAQRSMPVLGNE; encoded by the exons ATGGAACGATTCGCCGGTGGTCGTGGTGATCTTAATCCGCAACTTGCTTCGAATTCATCAG ATGCTTTATTTGATGCATCACAGTATGCATTTTTTGGTAATGAAGTTCTCGAAGAAGTTGAGTTGGGAGGCctagatgatgaagaggatgacattccgGTAGCTAAATTCGAGGAAGAAGAGTTTCAGTTGGAGCCAGAAGAG GGGGCGTATCCAGGAATTGACGATCTTTCCACCACATTTTCAAAG CTCCATAAAGATGTCAGGGGGCCAATTGTTGGAGTCTTTAGTGACCGAGGATCCAGAGAAA ATTCATCTTCAGCGGAATTGGCACAAGGAGGGGAACACACCAACTGGCTTGATCAAGATATTTTTGATGCTGAAAATGGTCAACAAAGCAATAGATGGTCAAACTCTGCCTTTCCTCTTCAAGATCCGTCAATCCTTCTTCACAGAACATCTTCGTACCCTGATCATCAACAGAATATTAACCGAATACCACCATATCCTGAACACTATCAACAACCGAACCTTAACCAGCACCTAATAGACGACTCGAACAATCTCCTCAGAACATCATCTTACCCcgagcaacagcaacaacaacaacaagaagaatTCAGTATGCACATGCATTTCTCTAGCGAGCCGGTGCCTGTTCCAAAATCTACCTTCATCTCATACACTCCGCCAGGTAGCGGGTCCCCCCAAGCTTCACCCAACCAACATTTACGATACCTTGACTTTCCATATGGACACCAGATGCAACCACCGTTCTCCAATATATCTCCACAAGTTCAGATGGGTGGGATGCCTCACGGGTCCCATGTCTGTGGGAATTCGTCTCAGTTTCGCCCTCTTGCACCCAATCGTCTACAAAACCAGTTTGGTGGTAATTTACCTGATCTTTCAGACGGTATACTGCAACAACAGTTTGCCCAAAAGAACGGCTTGATGCAACACAGGCTCCATAATCAGTTTCAGCCATCCTTTGGCCTTTTATCTGGTTTGCAGCTACCGCAACACTTAATGAACAATTTTGAACCCCTTGGGTCGGGTTCAAGAGATTTGAGGCCCAAATCTGTTCCCAAAGTTAGACCGGGTCTAAGATATGGTTTTGACACAACTGGATGGCCCAAGTTCAAATCAAAATACATGTCACCCGATGAGATTGAAAATATTATCAGAATGCAACTTGCAGCTACACACAGTAACGATCCTTACGTAGATGACTACTATCATCAAGCTTGCCTAGCAAACAAATCTAGCGGTGCAAAATTAAGACATCATTTCTGCCCGACTCAGTTACGGGATTGTCCTTCTAAAGCCCGTGCTGCTAACGAGCCACATGCTTTTCTTCAAGTTGATGCTTTGGGTCGAGTTTCTTTTTCCTCAATACGTCGTCCTCGACCGCTTCTTGAGGTGGACCCACCAAAGCCAGCTGGCGGTGGAAATCATGATCCAAAATCGTTGGACAAACCGTTGGAACAAGAACCCATGCTTGCAGCTAGAGTCATCATTGAAGATGGCATTTGTCTTCTTTTAGATGTCGATGATATTGACCGGTTTCTACAGTTTAATCAGCTCCATGATAATGGAACCCAATTAAGGCAAAGGAGACGAGTCCTTTTAGAAGGTTTAGCAACGTCACTTCATCTTGTTGACCCGTTAGGTAAGGATGGTCAACCAGTAGAATTATCTCCCAAGGACGATCTCGTCTTTTTACGGATAGTTTCTCTTCCAAAGGGTCGTAAGCTTCTCTCGTTGTACCTTCAACATGTTCCCCCAGGAAGCGAGCGAAATCGCATCGTTTGCATGTCTATATTCCGTCACCTACGGTTTTTATTTGGAGTTCTTCCGGTAGATTCCGGAGCAACCGAAACGATTAACGATCTTGTGAAGACCGTTACGTTGTCTGTTAAATCAATGGAGCTTCGAACATTGGGTTGTTGTCTTGCATCTGTCGTTTGTTCGTCAGAGCATCCACCGTTACGTCCGGTTGGTAGTGCGGCAGGCGATGGTGCATCGCTTTTGTTAAAAGCTGTACTAGAAAGGGGAACCGAGATCTTAACTGATCCGCTTAGTAACTGCAGCATGCCAAATCGGCAATTTTGGCAGGCATGTTTTGATTCTTTTTTTGGACTTCTTACGAAGTACTGTTTTAGTAAATATGATAGTGCGAGAGCTGTTAGTCAGGAAATGCCGGTTGAACTATTGCGTGCCAGTCTTCCTCATATAAATGAAAACCAGAAGAAGATGTTACTGGAATTCGCTCAGCGTTCAATGCCTGTGCTCGGGAACGAATAG
- the LOC139851381 gene encoding GDP-L-galactose phosphorylase 2-like: protein MLRIKRVPTILSNYQKEDADEGGGGGGGCGRNCLRNCCLSGAKLPLYAFPKSNKVESCDKNEFPFAFLDSLLLGEWEDRMERGLFRYDVTACKTKVIPGEHGFIAQLNEGRHLKKRPTEFQVDKVLQPFDDNKFNFTKVGQEEVLFQFEASEDDEVHFYPNAPVNVDKSPSVVAINVSPIEYGHVLLIPRILERLPQRIDHESLLLALHMAHEAGSPYFRVGYNSLGAFATINHLHFQAYYLAVPFPIEKAATRKIKDLSGGIEISEISNYPVKGLVFEGGNSLKDLSDVVADTCICLQDNNMPYNVLISESGRRIFVLPQCYAEKQALGEVSAELIDTQVNPAVWEISGHMVLKRKEDYEGASEEKAWKLLAEVSLSDERFQEVMVIIFEAVEKKLCKNEQDVDEVCGLDNDSRATIVTGKQECLVQN, encoded by the exons ATGTTGAGGATTAAGAGGGTTCCTACGATTCTTTCTAATTATCAAAAGGAGGATGCTGACGAAGGAGGTGGCGGCGGCGGTGGTTGTGGCCGTAATTGTCTCAGAAACTGTTGCCTATCAG GTGCTAAGTTACCTTTGTATGCTTTTCCAAAATCCAACAAGGTTGAATCGTGTGACAAAAATGAGTTTCCTTTTGCTTTCTTGGATTCCCTTCTACTTGGAGAA TGGGAGGATCGAATGGAGAGAGGACTTTTTCGCTACGATGTTACTGCTTGCAAAACAAAG GTGATTCCGGGTGAACATGGGTTTATTGCTCAGTTAAATGAGGGTCGCCACCTCAAAAAACGTCCAACTGAGTTCCAAGTTGATAAGGTGCTGCAGCCTTTTGATGATAACAAGTTCAACTTTACCAAAGTTGGGCAGGAAGAGGTACTCTTCCAGTTTGAAGCAAGTGAAGATGATGAAGTTCACTTCTATCCAAACGCTCCAGTTAATGTTGATAAGTCACCGAGCGTTGTTGCCATCAAT GTTAGTCCCATTGAATATGGACACGTGCTTCTGATTCCTCGAATTCTTGAACGCTTACCTCAAAGGATTGACCATGAAAGCTTATTGCTTGCACTGCATATGGCACATGAGGCTGGAAGTCCTTACTTTCGTGTAGGCTACAATAGCTTGGGTGCATTTGCTACCATCAATCACCTTCATTTTCAG GCTTACTACTTGGCTGTGCCGTTTCCAATAGAGAAAGCTGCCACTAGAAAGATTAAGGACCTCAGTGGCGGAATCGAAATTTCTGAAATTTCCAACTATCCGGTTAAAGGTCTCGTGTTTGAAGGCGGGAATTCTCTTAAGGATCTATCTGATGTTGTCGCTGACACCTGCATATGTCTTCAAGATAACAATATGCCGTACAATGTGCTAATTTCAGAATCTGGTCGACGAATATTCGTCCTTCCGCAG TGTTATGCTGAGAAGCAGGCTTTAGGAGAAGTGAGCGCTGAGCTGATCGATACGCAGGTGAACCCTGCTGTGTGGGAAATCAGTGGGCACATGGTGTTGAAAAGGAAGGAAGATTATGAAGGAGCGTCTGAGGAAAAAGCGTGGAAACTTCTTGCAGAGGTTTCGTTGTCCGATGAAAGGTTTCAGGAGGTGATGGTTATTATTTTTGAGGCCGTTGAGAAGAAATTGTGCAAGAATGAGCAAGATGTAGATGAAGTTTGTGGTCTTGATAATGATTCACGTGCAACTATCGTGACTGGCAAACAAGAATGCCTAGTTCAGAACTAG